In the Diospyros lotus cultivar Yz01 chromosome 13, ASM1463336v1, whole genome shotgun sequence genome, GAGTGGTCCTAAGCCTTGGAAACCTGTCCACACAATATGCTTGGGCCTTTGTTGGCTTATCGGTGACTGAAGTAATCACTGCAAGCATAACTGTTGTCATAGGTATTATTTCTTTGAAGAACTTTGCTTTCTCACTGGCAATGTCATTTGGAATTTTACGTTTAGTCTTCTGTTAATTGTAACAGGCACAACCTTAAACTATTTCTTGGATGGCAAGATCAATAAAGCCGAGATTCTTTTCCCCGGTGTTGGATGCTTCTTGGTTGCTGTTTGTCTTGGCTCCGCTGTTCATGCATCCAATGCAGCTGATAACAAAGCGAAGCTTAGTGGTTTATCAAACGATCACGAAACTTGGAAAAGGTATATGCCTCTGTTAAGAGTTATCTTACTTTGTAATCAATCATGGTTACAGAGTCAACTCATAGGGTGTGCTTGTTCcttttattttggttgaaaCCAGCTTCACTCTGCTTCAAACAAGTAGATTAATTTTATGTCAGTGTTCTTATGAAAATGTCTCATTCCCCTCTTAGTATCTGTCACTGGAGTACTTTGCTATAGAAAAACGAGTTAACAGCAGATTCTTTGTTAATTCCATGATGACAGAACCGAAGTGTAAAAATATATGAAACCCTCTTTAGTCATTCAGAAAATGTTCATGTCTGTATCCTAAAACTTCCCAACCCCTTCCTACCTCCCATAAAAAAAGATGATTTCTTCCTTCTTGCTTTGATGTTCTTCAAGCTTACTGTTCATTAGATCTCATATATGGTTCTTAGTGTTGTTAATTTTAGTCAATGTTCAGCTGCTGCTTAGCAACAACACACTGATTTTATGCCATGAACCCTTGCCAGGGCAGGAGACATTTCTGAATCAGAACCAATCCATCTGAACCTAGGTAAGAGACTGAATTCCATGTTTTATGGCTTCTTTCATTCGGtgaattttcatcttctttttctcgGTGCTGTTTAATTTTCCAATATTGAACATTTGTAGATGGAGCAATGGGTCTGGAGAAAGCAAATATTTCTGCTGAGAAAGAGAAGTCAAAATTTGGGAGTGCTGATTTTCTTATAGAGCTTGAGAACAGAAGGGCAATTAAGGTTGATCTGCAGTTTAAGATTGATTGATGCtttgaattatttttctttctattttatacTTCTCTTACGTCTATTATTATGTTTCCACAGCAAATACTTGACAACATGATCCCCTTTCAGGTATTCGGGAAGAGCACTATGATTGGATTGGCCATAACATTCTTTGCTGGAGtttgcttctctctcttctcacctGCATTCAACCTGGCAACAAATGATCAGTGGCACACCTTGAAAGATGGCGTCCCTCACTTAACTGTCTACACTGCCTTTTTCTACTTCTCAGTCTCCTGTTTTGTGCTTGCTATCATTTTAAATATCAGCTTCCTCTATCACCCAGTATTGAACTTACCCAGATCATCCATAAGGGCTTACCTGACAGATTGGAACGGCAGAGGCTGGGCCTTTTTGGCTGGACTTCTATGTGGGTTCGGGAATGGCCTTCAGTTCATGGGAGGTCAAGCTGCAGGATACGCTGCTGCTGATGCCGTTCAGgtcatctcaaaattttcatattatggATTGGCATTTTATCCCATCCTAGCAGTTCTTTTTTGAAGTTGCAATACAGTACATGTGTTGTTGCAAAAACAAGTGTGCTGCTCTAGTATCCACAATAATAACAAATCTTCCGATGAGCCAACAAAGTATGGCTTATAGTCTTGTAATCACTTTCCTCAAGACTTATTCATCCTCATCCTTGCCAAAAACTAAATTGGTGTTCACTAGAGTATCCCGAAATAGCCTTTAGGATGCAAAAAAAAGCCTATGTTTGATGTGTTAATGCACAAAATGCATTCAAACTTCTTGGTTTTAACCAGTGATACAGCAAGACTATTTTCATACTCCTAAATCTTGTTTGCTGCAGAAAACAATCTTTGAGGAATGTGTATGCTCATGCATACGAatgatctttttcttcttcttcttcttaaagtCCCAATAACAGTACACTTGCTGATGCACAtgaatgatcttcttcttcttcttcttcttcttcttcttcttcttcttcttgtctttAAATCGTAATACAGTGCAAGCGCTGATGCATACAAATGAACATATTCAGGCACTTCCATTGGTGAGCACTTTCTGGGGCATACTTGTATTTGGAGAGTACAGGAGATCATCAAGAAGAACTTACATATTGCTCGCAAGCATGCTGTTCATGTTCATTGTGGCAGTGGCCGTCTTGATGGCATCCTCGGGGCATCGGAAATGAGCAAAGCCGGCTGCAGCATCCTGGGCCTGATGCTTTGCATCATGCTTCCATAACAGGTGAAGGTTAGTCAGCCAACAGCAAGTGCATTCTGCATCCATTCTGCTGATATATTGTTGAAGCCAGAACCatgatgctgctgctgctgctacttcGCAACATATCCAGTGGAAGAAAATTGAGAAGCCAAGTAAATCAAGGAAAATGCTCCAATACCCTTAACTTAAGGTACTCATACCCTATAGCATCTGAATGCTACCACCTATAAAGATAGCAACTTTTTAATTTGGGCAGCTAGTTGTAACTTCTTGTCCTTCCTATTTCATTTTAACTTACAAAAGTGATAGGTTTTTAACGTTAATAGTGGCTTTTATGTTTAAGTTTAAACGTTGCAATTGATTAGtctgtttattttaaaaattgttactCATAAAGGTGGTAACTTTTTAATTTGAGTAGTGGATTGGTTTATTAGTATATTTTAActtctattattaattttaaatttatgaccttacaatttaaaattttaaaataattattataaagtcccaattaaaataatatattaaattcttTCCACCCTTCCCCCACTCTTATCTTCCTCTGCACTCCCTTGTTGGTGAtcttttctcctcttccaaGACAAAACTCAAAGTAAAATTCTCTCTTTAATAACCAAAACCCATTATATGTGACTAAACTCAGGGTGTGAGTTCGCTATTAATTGATCTAACAAAACccactaatattaaaattattctcctaaattaatgaaaatctaATAAACTTTTACACGCTATGAGACGTGACAATACTTCTTGATTTAGAATTTGATTGACTCGCATCGAATAATAGGAAGGACTAGATTAACTTATCCTGATAAGCCTATACGAACTTCTTAAGGGTCACTTATCCTTGAACTATCCTACCTCAAGCACATTTAATCAGGGAgttttttatccacatttaaCTCAAAAAGTAttcaatttatgttattttctttcttaccatcctcgatatatataataattttttaaaattcttttttagACCTGACCTTaagctctcggggtattacaataactgttccttatttttttttttttttcacaaattcaTACATTGCAACAAATGAGTTCAAAACTCACTAAGGTCAGGTCTAATTTGGTATTTGTTACTTTGATCtcgattttttaaataagatgtTTGATTTTGGAGATCATATTTGtctcttaattttttgttaattaaataaaaataaaaatatgcactcacataaaaaaaatactaatgaaaatttttattttattttcgggcaatttttttgaaaaaattaaaactaaatttaattcgTTTTTCCTAAGTCATttgctaaatttaataaaatatattagcaCTTGCTCCACGCATTAGACGACAAGTGCATAATTAGCAGCGACAAAAACGTCGCCAATAGCGACGAAAAGCGCCGCCATATATATAGGCTCcctgattttctttctttctttaaaggAAGAGAGATGAAATTGGACACTACTTCCCAGAAATGCCCTAAAAGTCACCCTTGGCAGGCGCCGGTCAGAGCACAATCACTCAATGGCTCAAAGTCAACACCAACACTTAAAGATAAAGTCAAACaatgacaataattttttattgattgttCAAAACTTTTAACTGCGTGATAGATATATTTGgcatatatttaaaatgtgtCAAAATACATCTAATCTAAATATCTAAATTATCCCTCCATTATCTACAATTCATTTTTAAGTTATCCCAGTATTATCTAACCTATCGTCGTTGGCCACTTCTCTTATCTTGTTGACAATCTGTCTTGTTGTTACAACCACACAGTGATGCTACGTTATTCACTAGCAGGCAACATAATATTTGCCCGCCAATGAAAAGAGCGTGGCCCCATGCACATGGGCCCCATGTGTAGAGGCGAGCCCCACATGCATGGGGCCCACGCCTCCCTCATTGGCGGACAAATGTTATCTTGTCCATCAATGAGTAACATAACATTCTTGTATAATCACATATCTCAAATTTATTGTTACAACcttcttttacaaaaaaaaaattcttccattCTCTTCGATTATTCCTCACCTTCCTTGTTACTATGTGGTGGTAGATTGGGCAACAACGAAGATTTTTTAGAAATAGATTAtagaagatgaaaaaataatttataaacatttgaATTAACAGAGTATTTGGGTGAAGTGTTCTCCAAATGTTGATTAGAATCTATTGATTGTATTATTGTTTTACTAAATGGTATCGagtatttaaattataattattaaatactaattattatacATGGATTTTTTTTAGGGTTTGAAACTGACTTTTGAGTGTGACACGATAAAGGAAAAAAAGCTGAAGCTgacttttttgtttcttttggacttactaaaaacaattatttataatgTGTAATCTAAGGAACTCTTTCTTTTGATTGTGGTTTAATGAATACATGTGAACGTTTTCATTTACTAATGCAATTTTAGTGTTAGATTAAATATAGATTTAACATGATATTGTTAGGAATTCGAGCTCCAAACATCAAATATTAAGAGTCTTACAAagtaaattttgtttttttataaatataataaaagtggtTAGGCGACTTTACTAGGGATTGAAAAAGTTCTCATCAAATAGAGTTAAAGAATCAAGTTAATACTCAATACACGAGTGAGTAAATAATAAGATaatgaataaatttgaaaatattttttatgtttattttatgagGATCTATAATCCAACAAGTAATCGAgatttttagtaaaattatttttctataatggTTAAGTACGATGCTCGATGATTATCGATTCGAGATACAAGAAGAATTCAAGATGTGAGTAGTTTCTTTAATATGACAAGGAAGAGTGTGatatgtaatatttatttatagaaacgACGCATGTCATTGACTTTTTGCAAAGGagataaatctaaaaaaataaataagagataaatctaactaatttaattatgataaattctACTAACCTAATCTAATTTGTTTTTCTAGTTATCTCtaacattgaaaataaaaaacacctTAATGATTAaagagtatgtatatataaatacacagagagagagagagagatacgaAGAATCTTATGAAAGATTCTATTGAGTTGAGGTGGAAGTGGCAGCAAAGCAATGGTTTCGTTTGAATATTGCATGATTTGATCATTTTCTCCGAATTGATGTCGATGGATGGCCGGATAACCTTTTCGCAGAAAATTCAACGCGGGCTCCAATTCATTATATTTAATACTATAagtctataataataataatattgttttgaGTATCCGGATGATCCACAGTAGTCAGCGAGATTCAAGATGCAGATTTCAGTTAAGCACTTGCTTCGCGGTATCATTCAACACTAGTCTCCcattatcttctctctctctctctgtttggCCGTGGGATTGAGCTCAATTCGATCTGCGAAGTTACGTTCTTACGGCAAAGATTCGGCAGGTTTGGGATGTTTTCTGTGGTTTGTGGGATTTGATGATTGTGGCTCAATCGAGTCTATCGTCTTTGCTTAACGGTTCCTGTGATGGCTGCAATTCGTCAGACCAAACGGATTTTGATCGTTTGGCAGTAGTCCTTAGTTTTTTTTCTAGGTTTTTGACTGCTCAAATGAATGGATTTTTGCCAAAATTGGTTGAAACATAAAGCTAATTAGGAAAAGTGTTCAATCTGAAATTTGGCTCTGTGTCTGTTAGGAGTTGGTTTCATTAGTAACTCACTCTtttccacttcttcttcttcttcttcttttttgtttttggttgaAGGATGTACTTGGTGGAGAGCAAGGGAGGCGCCATAGCATGTATGGTGCTTTCCCTATTGTTCTTGGGGACATGGCCTGCAATCATGACTCTTCTGGAAAGGAGAGGCCGTCTTCCTCAGCACACTTACCTTGATTACACCATTACCAACCTCTTGGCTGCTGTGATCATTGCCTTCACCTTTGGTGAAATTGGAAACAGCACTCCTCAAAAGCCAAATTTCCTCCCTCAACTTTCGCAGGTCAGTAGCCGCCTTCACTTTTTCATGATTTTGCTGCTGTAGCCAAATAGAAAGCATTTCGTTTCTGGCTCTCTGTAATCAAGTGGTCTAACTTCCTAAATCCATCAACATTCAAATGCATTCAATCTAGCATTATTCAGTTGTTTCTGCGCTTCAGCAGCTATAGCAAGGCATGAATGCAGTAGTTTTGTGCATGGTTCCATGTAATCTGGCTTCCTGCGTGTTAGTTGTACCTTGATTTTGAACTGTCAAGTATTTATGATGCAGGACAATTTGCCCAGCGTTCTGTTTGCAATGGCTGGTGGGCTGGTCCTCAGCATAGGAAACCTGTCCACACAATATGCCTGGGCTTTTGTTGGCTTATCTGTGACTGAGGTCATCACTTCAAGCGTAACTGTGGTTATAGGTTTGATTCCCCGTTTCTTTGCAAAATTATCTTGTAGTTAACACATGATTCTGGAACTTCACGTATGGtctattttgataatgacaGGAACAACCTTGAACTACTTCTTGgatgacaaaattaataaagcCGAAATTCTTTTCCCTGGTGTTGGGTGCTTCTTGATTGCGGTTTGTCTTGGCTCTGCTGTTCATGCATCCAATTCCGTTGATAATAAAGCTAAGCTTAGGAGTTTCTCCAACGACAACAAAACTGGGTAAGGAACATTTTTATCttagataattatattttttgttaagtaACAAAGTTTTATTTCTAGTTATCCATTTATGTTGATAGAATTGATTTCACCCACCTTTAATTGAAGGATAATTAATTTGTATCTAAATCTTTCCaacttttcttgcttttctgtTTGAATTAAACACTGAAACAGGAAAGAGAATCTACATTTATCTATGAGCACATATCATTGCAGTAGTCATGCTAATTTTGAGAAGAGAAGAGCACTCACGTCATTTCATCATAATAACATCATCCAAAGAAGATTATCAAATATAAGCTTTCCTTTTCATGCGagtaaattgataaattttattgcAAAGAGTACTAACTTTGTTGTTGAGTAGACACCACATGCAGGGAGTTCCAGGATTATAAAATGTAACAACTTttttaatcaccaaaaatacccCTTCATTTCtttaggaacttgccttggtACCACCCTCATCCAAAAATGTTAATGCAACACTTCTTCTGATTTGTATAGATTCTGACATAAATATTCGGCACCCTCGATGTTTCAAATCATTGTTCACCAATATCGACCAATCATTAAATACTGATGCTACATCAAATAATCAATGCTTGACAGGGCAACAAACatatcgatgccaaaagaaacaaatgaaaaCATAGGTA is a window encoding:
- the LOC127788589 gene encoding ureide permease 1-like isoform X2, translated to MQDNWPSVLFAMAGGVVLSLGNLSTQYAWAFVGLSVTEVITASITVVIGTTLNYFLDGKINKAEILFPGVGCFLVAVCLGSAVHASNAADNKAKLSGLSNDHETWKRAGDISESEPIHLNLDGAMGLEKANISAEKEKSKFGSADFLIELENRRAIKVFGKSTMIGLAITFFAGVCFSLFSPAFNLATNDQWHTLKDGVPHLTVYTAFFYFSVSCFVLAIILNISFLYHPVLNLPRSSIRAYLTDWNGRGWAFLAGLLCGFGNGLQFMGGQAAGYAAADAVQALPLVSTFWGILVFGEYRRSSRRTYILLASMLFMFIVAVAVLMASSGHRK
- the LOC127788589 gene encoding ureide permease 1-like isoform X1, translated to MFMDQLNWELLGLNSFIDTTVPRQSIIPSVLKMYLVESKGVAIACMLVALLFLGTWPAILTLLERRGRLPQHTYLDYTITNLLAAVFIAFTLGEIGSSTPLEPNFLTQLSQDNWPSVLFAMAGGVVLSLGNLSTQYAWAFVGLSVTEVITASITVVIGTTLNYFLDGKINKAEILFPGVGCFLVAVCLGSAVHASNAADNKAKLSGLSNDHETWKRAGDISESEPIHLNLDGAMGLEKANISAEKEKSKFGSADFLIELENRRAIKVFGKSTMIGLAITFFAGVCFSLFSPAFNLATNDQWHTLKDGVPHLTVYTAFFYFSVSCFVLAIILNISFLYHPVLNLPRSSIRAYLTDWNGRGWAFLAGLLCGFGNGLQFMGGQAAGYAAADAVQALPLVSTFWGILVFGEYRRSSRRTYILLASMLFMFIVAVAVLMASSGHRK